CTTCTGTTTCCGCTGCTCGGGCTGGGGGTGAATCTTCTCTTCGGCTGGAGAAGGGGAGAGAAATTCGCCGGCTATGTGGCCAGCCTCGCCATGGCGGGCGCTTTCCTCTCGGCGCTCTGGGGTTTTTATGCGCTGCTTCAGATCCCTCCGGCGGGGCGCCTCCTGCAGACGACGCTCTTTGAGTGGATTCCGGTCGGGAAGTTTCTCGTCAAGGCGGGCTTCATGCTCGATCCGCTCGCTTCGCTCATGACGCTGGTCGTGACGGGGGTCGGGTTCCTGATTCATGTCTACTCGATGGGCTACATGCACGGCGACCGGAGCGTTACCCGCTACTTCATCTATCTCAACCTGTTTTCGTTCTCGATGCTGACCCTCGTGCTGGGGAGCAACTTCCTGGTTCTTTTCGTGGGCTGGGAGGCGGTGGGTCTTTGCAGCTATCTCCTCATCGGTTTCTGGTTCGAGCGCCCGGCGGCGGCCGAGGCCGGGAAAAAGGCGTTTGTGGTCAACCGGGTGGGGGATTTCTGTTTCCTCATCGCGCTCTTCCTGATCATCAGCATTTTCGGGACGCTCGATTTCGCGGAGGTGCTCAACCGGGCGCCCGCCGCTCTCGGGGCCGGCGCGGCGACGGCGATCTGCCTGCTGCTTTTTGCGGGGGCCACGGGCAAGAGCGCCCAGGTGCCGCTCTACGTCTGGCTGCCGGACGCCATGGAGGGCCCCACCCCGGTGAGCGCCCTCATCCACGCGGCGACGATGGTGACGGCCGGCGTCTACATGGTGGCGCGGACCTATGTGCTCTTTGAGCTCTCTCCGGTGGCGATGACGGTGGTGGCGACAATCGGGTCGATCACGCTTCTGCTCGCCGCGGCGATCGCCCTGGTGCAGACCGACATCAAGCGGGTGCTGGCCTACAGCACGGTGAGCCAGCTGGGCTACATGTTCCTGGCGCTGGGGGTGGGGGCCTACTCCGCCGCCATCTTCCATCTGATGACCCACGCCTTTTT
The window above is part of the bacterium genome. Proteins encoded here:
- the nuoL gene encoding NADH-quinone oxidoreductase subunit L codes for the protein MFPLLGLGVNLLFGWRRGEKFAGYVASLAMAGAFLSALWGFYALLQIPPAGRLLQTTLFEWIPVGKFLVKAGFMLDPLASLMTLVVTGVGFLIHVYSMGYMHGDRSVTRYFIYLNLFSFSMLTLVLGSNFLVLFVGWEAVGLCSYLLIGFWFERPAAAEAGKKAFVVNRVGDFCFLIALFLIISIFGTLDFAEVLNRAPAALGAGAATAICLLLFAGATGKSAQVPLYVWLPDAMEGPTPVSALIHAATMVTAGVYMVARTYVLFELSPVAMTVVATIGSITLLLAAAIALVQTDIKRVLAYSTVSQLGYMFLALGVGAYSAAIFHLMTHAFFKALLFLGSGSVIHALNGEQDIRRMGGLRAALPITSWTFTIGALAIAGIFPFAGFFSKDEILFAALTSDKGGLIFWFVGAIGSLMTAFYMFRLVFKTFHGKCNLSLEEHHHLHESPRMMTVPLQVLAVLSLIGGWVGIPMIPGANVFAGFLAPSFGTLKVAHHEVIVELVMIIVSLAIAFVGIYMAYNFYIMRRGGMEEYVARWPGLYRLVLNKFYVDELYDALIVQPIKRLAIRLWRGVDDGAIDAAVNGSALLVQSAGGALRRLQTGFVKSYAVSMLFGALAILLYLVVR